One Phocaeicola dorei genomic region harbors:
- a CDS encoding RagB/SusD family nutrient uptake outer membrane protein, with the protein MNKLATYISALALCCSFAQCSDYLNTSSPENTGDEFVTSSTSETFKILSWCYANYRQNCIMGAYRWNDPIGSDSEIYPEIGSLNNANARLLPELLSVNAGGSGFNGLYTTIARASKVAELVADKPAFQDAVAAGKVNDWTQLYGEALTMKAFCYFDLVKHYGDVPYGYENNNVEDYSLTSRFEIYDNLIEILKEAEALMYPLGEGGITAERFSKGFADALLGQIALYSGGYQTIRTDVPGLYGDVQFTTKGKEELGCVYARRNDYLDYYKIAEKYFQAALNNKGTAALVTVDDRSYANNPFQRHFQYTHDLALSPESIFEVGNIQGGQSGQTTTSEYSYAFGRPSSGGSNQAAPCKSFGALRIIPSFYYGEFEAGDMRRDASVTVTGSKGDGNEALLSFTPGSKLDGGIAINKWDENRMNPPYTTSQRTSGMNWPVLRLADLILMQAEVKAELGAEGEAIQLLNQIRQRAFGNSEHAISASGEALKEAILQERKLELLGEGTRRWDLIRSGKFVEKALAVRAEMTEMVNDLQTKGYHEFANGNVISNYVYTKKVYLSSPLTFDPDESNPALYPGWRGQYDYSTTPVKVTGTDHNLAIEGLFNYIDPDGAEAKRLLDEGYTQDDWGVTLVKYADHYTNSNLLPGVKEGNVPPRYYWPIPFETLSKSKGKITNGYGLAQE; encoded by the coding sequence ATGAATAAATTAGCAACATATATATCTGCATTGGCACTATGCTGTTCCTTTGCTCAATGTAGTGATTATCTGAATACTTCTTCACCGGAGAACACTGGAGATGAGTTTGTAACCTCTTCTACTTCCGAAACTTTTAAAATCCTGTCTTGGTGTTATGCTAATTATCGGCAGAATTGTATTATGGGAGCTTATCGTTGGAATGATCCCATTGGCTCAGACTCTGAAATATATCCGGAAATAGGCTCTTTAAATAATGCCAACGCTAGACTATTACCGGAATTGTTAAGTGTAAATGCTGGTGGTTCAGGCTTCAACGGGCTTTATACTACGATTGCACGTGCATCTAAGGTAGCGGAATTGGTAGCTGATAAACCTGCATTTCAAGATGCTGTGGCAGCAGGAAAAGTAAATGATTGGACTCAACTTTATGGTGAGGCTTTAACAATGAAGGCTTTCTGCTATTTCGATTTGGTAAAACATTATGGTGATGTACCTTATGGATATGAAAATAACAATGTGGAAGATTATTCATTGACTTCCCGTTTTGAAATTTATGATAATCTTATTGAGATATTGAAGGAGGCAGAAGCATTGATGTATCCACTGGGAGAAGGTGGCATTACTGCTGAACGTTTTTCCAAGGGGTTTGCTGACGCGTTGTTAGGACAGATAGCTCTTTATTCCGGTGGATATCAGACAATTCGTACAGATGTGCCCGGTTTGTATGGTGACGTACAGTTTACGACAAAAGGAAAAGAAGAACTAGGATGTGTCTATGCTCGGCGCAATGATTATCTAGATTATTATAAGATTGCCGAGAAGTATTTTCAGGCTGCTTTGAATAATAAAGGGACGGCTGCTTTAGTTACGGTTGATGACCGGAGTTATGCGAATAACCCGTTTCAGCGTCATTTTCAATATACTCATGATCTGGCTCTGAGCCCAGAATCTATTTTTGAAGTAGGTAATATACAAGGGGGACAAAGTGGGCAGACTACTACCAGTGAATATTCTTATGCTTTTGGACGTCCGTCCAGTGGTGGTAGTAATCAGGCTGCGCCTTGCAAGTCGTTTGGGGCGTTACGTATTATTCCCTCTTTCTATTATGGTGAGTTTGAAGCAGGTGATATGCGTAGAGATGCTAGTGTGACTGTTACTGGTAGTAAAGGTGATGGCAATGAAGCTCTGTTGTCTTTTACTCCGGGTAGCAAGTTGGATGGGGGAATTGCTATTAATAAATGGGATGAGAATCGTATGAATCCTCCTTATACTACATCTCAACGTACTTCGGGAATGAATTGGCCGGTGTTGAGGCTTGCTGATCTTATTTTGATGCAAGCGGAGGTCAAAGCGGAATTGGGAGCGGAAGGAGAAGCAATCCAATTACTTAACCAAATCCGTCAACGTGCATTTGGGAATTCTGAACATGCTATTTCAGCTTCAGGTGAGGCTTTGAAGGAAGCTATTTTGCAAGAACGCAAATTAGAACTTCTAGGTGAAGGGACTCGTCGCTGGGATTTGATTCGTTCTGGTAAGTTTGTGGAAAAAGCTTTAGCTGTTCGTGCAGAAATGACGGAGATGGTTAATGATTTGCAAACAAAAGGATATCATGAATTTGCTAATGGTAATGTGATTTCGAATTATGTATATACTAAGAAAGTGTATTTAAGTTCACCGCTGACTTTTGATCCAGATGAGTCGAATCCGGCTCTGTATCCGGGATGGAGAGGTCAATATGATTATAGCACTACTCCGGTAAAAGTTACTGGGACAGACCATAATCTGGCTATTGAGGGGCTGTTTAATTATATAGATCCCGATGGTGCTGAAGCAAAGAGATTGCTTGACGAGGGTTATACACAGGATGATTGGGGAGTGACATTGGTGAAATATGCTGATCATTATACAAATAGCAATTTGTTGCCGGGAGTAAAAGAAGGTAATGTTCCTCCCAGATATTATTGGCCTATTCCATTTGAAACGCTGAGCAAGTCTAAAGGCAAAATAACGAACGGATATGGCTTGGCACAAGAATAA
- a CDS encoding SusC/RagA family TonB-linked outer membrane protein: MENVQKTRRLFASAYGCKASRSFLIWGLSAAMSISVIPMMAEISVGEKNYGTQIVSQTKTITGTIIDETGEPMIGVSVLVQGTTTGAVTDLDGKFTLEVPTNATLVVSYIGYKTQNVKVGSQNTFAIKMESDNEVLDEVVVIGYQTIKRKDLTGSVASVSGKTVSVMPVSNVAQAMQGKLPGVNITSQDGRPDAAISIRVRGGGSISQSNEPLILVDGVTVNSLNDIPSDQVESIDVLKDASSTAIYGARGANGVILVTTKGAKEGKVSVSYNGYVKFNTPTKYLETLDPYDYLSFVWGNAAASGDAYRLPFEKLYGIGDYLGSNTGGIESYRNTKNYNIQKDVYNSSVSHNHDLSVSGGTEKTKVLFAMNYMDEQGMKLNSYAKRGGVSLKINQKLRDNLDINLDTRYSDMRTMGDEGTTNGSGSLLSSSYRFRPIATRDILGDLNALREGNMEMYGRQSTWDTYSPVARIGDYDPLYIKQRLRGTLSLNWRLFDGFAYHTDFTLNQSWEQDKIWGGAIYNNYLDDETGAKLYAGNVEYTKRDSWGLRWTNTISYDFNFLPKQHRLNILLGHEVTDSGGSKMSISASHFPSNFTKDNAFAMINQYDADHGTSKFSSGVDIPGRILSFFGRANYTLMDRYLFTVTFRADGSSKFSPEHRWGYFPAAAFGWRLSEETFMEGTKDWLDNLKVRLSYGTVGNDGISSDLWSQTWTSETDLRYQYILNNQYSSSYDLSTEQMANKNLKWETTITRNFGFDFGFLKNRLWGSLDLYWNTTKDLLMLTSLPGITGFTSTYDNIGQTSNKGIEFSLSGVIFENKDWNITAGMNINFNKGKVDKLAENVTGLYGSSWCGSSSFPGEDYILQEGKPVGMVRGFIYDGFYTTDDFNYVNGQYILKEGVADLGSFINPVHGVDRPSGQNAYPGLPKFRDMDNSGSIDEKDVTIIGDMNPVHTGGFNINTTYKNFDLGLYFNWSYGNDVYNVNKIASLYGAKEKGVYENKLGFMKDSYKIYDVVDGKLVRLTTPEQLNAANVNANLPLPYSENGVTSSIAIEDGSYLRLNTLTLGYSLPDKVLHKAGLSKLRIYGTIYNLFTLTGYSGLDPEVSANTSQNKAKYPTVGLDWGTYPRARSFVVGLNLAF, encoded by the coding sequence ATGGAAAATGTTCAGAAAACAAGGCGTTTGTTTGCAAGCGCATACGGTTGCAAAGCCAGCCGTTCTTTTCTTATTTGGGGATTGTCGGCCGCAATGTCTATAAGTGTTATACCGATGATGGCTGAGATTTCTGTTGGTGAGAAAAACTATGGTACTCAAATTGTTAGCCAGACAAAGACTATAACCGGGACCATTATTGATGAAACAGGTGAACCTATGATTGGGGTGTCGGTTTTAGTTCAAGGGACTACTACAGGGGCAGTTACAGATTTGGATGGTAAATTTACATTGGAAGTTCCCACAAACGCTACATTGGTAGTTTCCTATATCGGATACAAGACTCAAAATGTAAAAGTCGGTAGCCAAAATACGTTTGCCATTAAGATGGAGAGTGATAATGAGGTGCTTGATGAAGTGGTAGTAATTGGTTATCAGACTATTAAACGTAAGGATTTGACTGGTTCTGTTGCTTCTGTTAGTGGTAAAACCGTGTCTGTTATGCCTGTTTCTAATGTAGCACAGGCTATGCAAGGTAAACTTCCTGGTGTGAACATTACCTCACAAGATGGACGTCCTGATGCAGCGATTTCTATTCGTGTGCGAGGAGGAGGTTCCATTTCGCAAAGTAATGAACCTTTGATTTTAGTAGATGGTGTAACTGTGAATTCTTTAAATGATATTCCGTCTGATCAAGTGGAAAGTATTGATGTGCTGAAAGATGCTTCTTCTACAGCTATCTATGGTGCGCGTGGTGCCAATGGTGTGATTCTTGTGACTACAAAGGGAGCGAAAGAAGGAAAGGTTTCGGTTTCTTATAATGGCTATGTTAAATTCAATACTCCGACTAAATACTTGGAAACATTAGATCCTTATGATTATTTGTCATTTGTTTGGGGAAATGCTGCCGCCAGTGGCGATGCATATCGTTTGCCATTTGAAAAATTATATGGTATTGGTGATTATTTGGGTAGTAATACAGGAGGTATAGAAAGCTATCGTAACACCAAGAATTATAACATCCAAAAAGATGTGTATAATAGTTCTGTATCCCATAATCATGATTTGTCTGTTAGTGGAGGTACTGAAAAAACAAAAGTCTTGTTTGCGATGAACTATATGGATGAGCAAGGTATGAAACTTAACTCTTATGCAAAGCGTGGAGGTGTTTCGTTGAAGATTAATCAGAAATTACGTGATAATTTAGATATTAATCTGGATACTCGTTATAGTGATATGCGTACTATGGGAGATGAAGGAACAACTAATGGTTCCGGCTCATTGCTTTCATCTTCTTATCGTTTTCGTCCGATTGCTACTCGTGATATTTTGGGGGACTTGAATGCTTTGCGTGAAGGGAATATGGAGATGTATGGTCGTCAGTCTACCTGGGATACTTATAGTCCTGTGGCTCGTATCGGAGATTATGATCCACTATATATTAAACAAAGACTTCGTGGTACTTTATCTTTAAATTGGAGATTGTTTGATGGCTTTGCTTATCATACTGACTTTACTTTAAACCAATCATGGGAACAAGATAAGATTTGGGGGGGAGCTATTTATAATAATTATTTGGATGACGAAACAGGAGCCAAACTATATGCGGGAAATGTGGAATATACAAAGCGTGACAGTTGGGGACTGCGTTGGACGAATACAATCAGTTATGACTTCAATTTTTTACCTAAACAGCATCGTTTGAATATTCTGTTGGGACATGAAGTTACAGACTCCGGAGGTAGTAAAATGTCAATTTCAGCTAGTCACTTTCCCTCTAATTTTACAAAGGATAATGCATTTGCCATGATTAACCAATATGATGCAGATCATGGAACAAGTAAATTTTCTTCTGGAGTAGATATTCCCGGACGTATTCTCTCATTCTTTGGTCGTGCTAATTATACATTGATGGATCGTTATTTGTTTACTGTGACATTCCGTGCCGATGGCTCTTCTAAGTTTTCCCCCGAACACCGTTGGGGATATTTTCCTGCTGCGGCTTTTGGATGGCGCCTTTCTGAAGAAACTTTCATGGAAGGGACGAAAGACTGGTTAGATAACTTGAAAGTCCGCTTGTCTTATGGTACGGTAGGTAATGATGGTATCAGCTCAGATTTATGGTCACAAACGTGGACTTCTGAAACAGATTTACGATATCAATATATACTGAATAACCAGTATTCATCTTCTTATGACCTTTCAACGGAACAAATGGCAAATAAAAATCTAAAATGGGAAACAACTATTACACGTAATTTTGGTTTCGATTTCGGATTTTTAAAGAACCGTTTGTGGGGATCTTTGGATTTATATTGGAATACAACAAAGGATTTGCTGATGTTGACTTCGCTTCCGGGGATTACCGGATTCACATCTACGTATGATAACATTGGTCAGACTAGTAATAAGGGAATTGAGTTTTCTTTGTCAGGTGTGATTTTTGAAAATAAAGATTGGAATATTACGGCTGGTATGAATATAAATTTCAATAAGGGTAAGGTCGATAAGTTGGCAGAAAATGTAACAGGTTTATATGGCTCTAGTTGGTGTGGCAGTAGCAGTTTCCCGGGTGAGGATTATATTTTACAGGAAGGCAAACCTGTGGGTATGGTCAGAGGTTTTATATATGATGGCTTTTATACTACAGATGACTTTAATTATGTAAACGGACAATATATATTGAAAGAGGGCGTGGCAGATTTAGGTTCTTTTATTAATCCTGTACATGGGGTGGACCGTCCGTCCGGACAAAATGCCTATCCGGGTCTTCCGAAATTTAGGGATATGGATAATAGTGGCAGCATTGATGAGAAAGATGTTACCATTATTGGTGATATGAATCCTGTTCATACAGGTGGTTTCAATATCAATACAACTTATAAAAATTTTGATTTAGGATTGTATTTTAATTGGAGTTATGGTAATGATGTGTATAATGTGAATAAAATCGCTTCCTTGTACGGCGCAAAAGAAAAGGGAGTATATGAGAATAAACTTGGTTTTATGAAAGACTCCTATAAGATTTATGACGTGGTAGATGGGAAATTAGTTCGTCTCACTACTCCTGAGCAATTAAATGCAGCTAATGTAAATGCTAATTTACCATTACCTTATAGTGAAAATGGGGTTACTTCCAGTATTGCTATTGAAGATGGTTCTTATTTGCGTCTGAACACGTTGACATTGGGGTATTCATTGCCCGATAAGGTTTTGCATAAGGCTGGTTTGAGTAAATTGCGTATTTATGGAACAATCTATAATTTGTTTACCTTAACCGGTTACTCAGGTCTGGATCCTGAAGTTAGTGCTAATACCTCTCAGAATAAGGCGAAATACCCTACAGTAGGATTGGACTGGGGTACTTATCCTAGAGCACGTTCGTTTGTGGTTGGTTTAAATCTTGCTTTCTAA